The following proteins come from a genomic window of Halomicroarcula saliterrae:
- a CDS encoding 30S ribosomal protein S27ae: MPRSDYYEDGELTKEMCPRCGDTVLADHDDRQHCGKCGYTEWK; this comes from the coding sequence ATGCCCCGTTCAGACTACTACGAAGACGGCGAACTGACCAAGGAGATGTGCCCGCGCTGCGGTGACACGGTGCTTGCCGACCACGACGACCGGCAACACTGTGGCAAGTGCGGCTACACCGAGTGGAAATAG
- a CDS encoding bifunctional N(6)-L-threonylcarbamoyladenine synthase/serine/threonine protein kinase: MRILGIEGTAWAASAALYETETPDSAGDDHVRIETDAYQPDSGGIHPREAAEHMGEAIPQVVETAVGHARERAAADGDPVFDAVAFSRGPGLGPCLRIVATAARAVAQRFDVPLVGVNHMVAHLEVGRQRSGFDSPVCLNASGANAHVLGYRNGRYRVLGETMDTGAGNAIDKFTRHIGWQHPGGPKVEQHARDGDYHPLPYVVKGMDFSFSGVMSAAKQAVDGASGGSAGERGESDGVPVDDVCRGLEETIFGMLTEVSERALSLTGADELVLGGGVGQNERLQGMLGEMCEQRGAQFYAPENRFLRDNAGMIAMLGAKMYAAGDTVAIEDSAIDSNFRPDEVAVTWRGRDPVGPAGRASGHSPRADESVDRPAGDGAELQGAEATVTIESDRVRKDRTPRSYRHPELDERLRTERTRQEVRLTSEARRHGVPTPLVLDVDPDEARIVFQRVGEADLRESLSAETVAAVGGHLARIHDAGFVHGDPTTRNARVAPRTGANRERRVYLIDFGLGYHTSEPEDHAMDLHVLAQSLAGTADDPDGLFAAAREAYRAESDHADAVVASLADIEGRGRYQ; the protein is encoded by the coding sequence ATGCGGATTCTCGGTATCGAAGGCACCGCCTGGGCAGCCAGTGCTGCGCTCTACGAGACGGAAACCCCTGACAGCGCCGGCGACGACCACGTGCGCATCGAGACCGACGCGTACCAGCCCGACAGCGGCGGCATCCACCCGCGCGAGGCCGCCGAACACATGGGCGAGGCGATTCCACAGGTCGTCGAGACGGCCGTCGGCCACGCACGGGAGCGGGCGGCGGCGGACGGCGACCCGGTGTTCGACGCGGTTGCCTTCTCCCGGGGGCCGGGGCTGGGCCCCTGTCTCCGCATCGTCGCCACCGCAGCGCGGGCCGTCGCCCAGCGGTTCGACGTGCCCCTCGTCGGCGTCAACCACATGGTCGCACACCTGGAGGTGGGTCGACAGCGTTCGGGCTTTGACTCCCCCGTCTGCCTGAACGCCTCCGGCGCGAACGCCCACGTGCTCGGCTACCGAAACGGTCGCTACCGGGTGCTGGGCGAGACGATGGACACCGGCGCGGGCAACGCCATCGACAAGTTCACGCGTCACATCGGCTGGCAACACCCCGGCGGACCGAAGGTCGAACAACACGCCCGCGACGGGGATTACCACCCGCTGCCCTACGTGGTCAAGGGGATGGACTTCTCCTTCTCTGGCGTCATGAGCGCGGCCAAGCAGGCCGTCGACGGCGCGAGCGGCGGTTCGGCAGGCGAGCGCGGCGAGTCCGACGGTGTCCCGGTCGACGACGTCTGTCGCGGGCTGGAGGAGACTATCTTCGGGATGCTGACCGAGGTCTCCGAGCGGGCGCTGTCGCTGACCGGCGCGGACGAACTGGTGCTTGGCGGCGGCGTCGGCCAGAACGAGCGCCTCCAGGGGATGCTCGGGGAGATGTGCGAGCAACGCGGCGCGCAGTTCTACGCCCCCGAGAACCGCTTCCTGCGGGACAACGCCGGAATGATCGCGATGCTGGGCGCGAAGATGTACGCCGCCGGCGACACCGTCGCCATCGAGGACTCCGCCATCGACTCGAACTTCCGGCCCGACGAGGTGGCAGTGACGTGGCGCGGGCGGGACCCCGTGGGTCCCGCCGGACGAGCGAGCGGGCACAGCCCGCGAGCCGACGAGAGCGTCGACCGGCCGGCCGGAGACGGGGCCGAACTGCAGGGCGCCGAGGCGACGGTCACCATCGAGTCCGACCGCGTCCGCAAGGACCGCACGCCGCGGAGTTACCGCCACCCGGAACTCGACGAGCGGCTGCGGACCGAACGCACCAGACAGGAGGTGCGGCTGACGAGCGAGGCCCGCCGCCACGGCGTCCCGACGCCGCTGGTGCTCGACGTGGACCCCGACGAGGCCCGAATCGTGTTCCAGCGCGTCGGCGAGGCGGACCTGCGGGAGTCGCTGTCCGCCGAGACCGTGGCCGCCGTCGGCGGGCACCTCGCCCGTATCCACGACGCCGGCTTCGTCCACGGGGACCCGACGACGCGGAACGCACGCGTCGCGCCGCGAACCGGAGCGAACCGCGAGCGACGCGTCTACCTCATCGACTTCGGGCTGGGGTACCACACCAGCGAGCCCGAAGACCACGCGATGGACCTCCACGTGCTGGCCCAGTCGCTGGCCGGGACCGCCGACGACCCCGACGGGTTGTTCGCCGCGGCCCGTGAGGCCTACCGCGCCGAGAGCGACCACGCCGACGCGGTGGTTGCCAGTCTGGCCGACATCGAGGGCCGCGGGCGCTACCAGTAA
- a CDS encoding EamA family transporter, which translates to MRYLIWAVVALLGYTLVPPLVKLATADIPNEVVLLISNGMLVVAGIAIVVASDISVTPYLTHERAIYAYGAGIALTVGIVSYYRALAAGPVSVVVPIFGMFIATSSILGIAVLDEPLTGRKVAGIGLAVAAVYLTSVE; encoded by the coding sequence ATGCGCTATCTAATCTGGGCTGTCGTCGCACTGCTTGGCTACACACTCGTCCCGCCGCTGGTGAAGCTGGCCACCGCCGACATCCCCAACGAGGTCGTCCTGCTCATCTCGAACGGGATGCTCGTCGTCGCCGGCATCGCCATCGTCGTCGCCTCCGACATCTCTGTCACGCCGTATCTCACCCACGAGCGGGCTATCTACGCTTACGGCGCCGGTATCGCCCTCACCGTGGGTATCGTCTCGTACTACCGGGCGCTGGCCGCCGGCCCGGTCAGCGTCGTCGTCCCCATCTTCGGGATGTTCATCGCCACCAGCTCTATCCTCGGCATCGCCGTCCTCGACGAACCGCTCACCGGGCGAAAGGTGGCCGGTATCGGGCTGGCCGTCGCCGCGGTCTACCTCACGTCTGTCGAATAG
- a CDS encoding DUF5808 domain-containing protein — MVDKPQSGELFGVPYNFERPSLKRLLSSYWQPGDGMLVEKPFGIGYTLNLANWRAWVVLAVAGAMLYQERSGGSDEFEDEEADEPVEVVVD; from the coding sequence ATGGTAGACAAACCCCAGTCAGGGGAACTGTTCGGCGTCCCGTACAACTTCGAGCGGCCCAGTCTGAAGCGGCTCCTCTCCTCGTACTGGCAGCCCGGCGACGGGATGCTCGTCGAGAAGCCCTTCGGCATCGGGTACACGCTGAACCTGGCGAACTGGCGCGCGTGGGTCGTGCTGGCCGTCGCCGGTGCGATGCTGTATCAGGAACGCAGCGGCGGGAGCGACGAGTTCGAGGACGAGGAAGCCGACGAGCCGGTCGAAGTCGTCGTCGACTGA
- a CDS encoding non-canonical purine NTP pyrophosphatase, translating into MLNFVTTNPGKVREATAYLDDEVVQFDFDYPEVQADDLGAVAAHGAREAYRAADGPVIVDDAGLFIDAFDGFPGPYSSYVEDRVGIDRVWRMTEPESDHGAAFKTVIAYCDGEGFTATPEPGGVDRGETPSEPRGQDLAGEASRGGATTDEQVAGGEGALPVKLFEGRVPGELVAPRGEGGFGFDPIFEHDGTTFAEMSTDEKNAVSHRGRALAKFAEWYVTR; encoded by the coding sequence ATGCTCAACTTCGTGACCACGAACCCCGGCAAGGTCCGGGAAGCGACGGCGTATCTGGACGACGAGGTAGTTCAGTTCGACTTCGACTACCCGGAGGTTCAGGCGGACGACCTCGGCGCGGTGGCGGCCCACGGCGCCCGCGAGGCGTACCGGGCGGCCGACGGGCCGGTCATCGTCGACGACGCCGGGCTCTTCATCGACGCGTTCGACGGGTTCCCGGGGCCCTACTCGTCCTACGTCGAGGACAGGGTCGGCATCGACCGGGTCTGGCGCATGACCGAGCCCGAGAGCGACCACGGCGCGGCGTTCAAGACGGTCATCGCCTACTGCGACGGCGAGGGGTTCACCGCGACGCCGGAGCCCGGCGGTGTCGACCGCGGGGAGACACCAAGCGAGCCCCGCGGGCAGGACCTCGCGGGGGAAGCGAGCCGCGGCGGAGCGACCACCGACGAGCAGGTCGCCGGCGGCGAGGGCGCGCTGCCGGTGAAGCTGTTCGAGGGGCGTGTCCCCGGCGAACTCGTGGCCCCCCGCGGCGAGGGCGGGTTCGGCTTCGACCCCATCTTCGAGCACGACGGCACCACGTTCGCGGAGATGAGCACCGACGAGAAAAACGCCGTCTCCCACCGCGGGCGGGCGCTGGCGAAGTTCGCCGAATGGTATGTCACACGCTGA
- a CDS encoding SDR family NAD(P)-dependent oxidoreductase: protein MSHAEPGTALITGASAGIGEALAREFAAHGHDVVLVARRAERLRLLAADLESQGVTATPIVRDLDSASAAVELHGEVTDRGLGVDILVNNVGVGTYGPFAESDLDEERTQLRLNVVLPVELTRLFLDEFQGGGKVLNLGSMAGRAPGPGLSGYYASKAYVNSFTEAIAEELRGEVDVTLVCPGPVDTEFTERAGMSDSSIGSVSSNTPEAVASAAYTGLMNGETVVVPSRAMRVVDVLGRIAPRSVVRRVTQWVNSGR from the coding sequence ATGTCACACGCTGAGCCCGGAACCGCGCTCATCACGGGCGCGTCCGCCGGTATCGGCGAAGCGCTGGCCCGCGAGTTCGCCGCCCACGGCCACGACGTGGTGCTCGTCGCGCGCCGGGCAGAGCGCCTGCGATTACTCGCCGCCGACCTCGAATCGCAGGGCGTGACGGCGACGCCTATCGTTCGGGACCTCGACAGCGCGTCGGCCGCCGTGGAGTTACACGGCGAGGTCACCGACCGCGGGCTCGGCGTCGATATCCTCGTCAACAACGTCGGCGTCGGTACGTACGGCCCCTTCGCCGAGAGCGACCTCGACGAGGAGCGGACCCAGTTACGGCTGAACGTCGTGCTCCCGGTCGAACTCACGCGGCTCTTTCTCGACGAGTTTCAGGGTGGTGGCAAGGTGCTCAATCTCGGCTCGATGGCCGGACGGGCCCCCGGACCGGGGCTGTCGGGCTACTACGCGAGCAAGGCCTACGTCAACAGCTTCACCGAAGCCATCGCCGAGGAGCTGCGCGGCGAGGTAGACGTGACGCTGGTCTGTCCGGGCCCGGTGGACACGGAGTTCACCGAGCGGGCCGGGATGAGCGACTCGTCGATCGGGTCGGTCAGCTCGAACACGCCGGAGGCGGTGGCCAGCGCGGCCTACACCGGACTGATGAACGGGGAGACCGTGGTCGTCCCGAGCCGGGCGATGCGTGTCGTCGACGTGCTGGGCCGGATTGCGCCGCGGTCGGTCGTCCGCCGCGTCACCCAGTGGGTAAACAGCGGCCGCTGA
- a CDS encoding methyl-accepting chemotaxis protein: MSRQLIEQYKRLIRRSLDLVGVSGSIERKVLAAVGLQFGVSVALAVVAVRFSGLVQFALTALLLAGATVAFANTVFITREDLVNPVVTLSARADRIAAGEIAVAVPDSDREDEVASLLDSFDAMQATLSTVAEQADALAQQEFDDPVLEEEVPGTFGESLDRMATSLDTYTTELRETTENLEQQSAALSELVAAFGEATQRAKAGDLTATIDAEFDEVDEQFQRVVTDYNDLLRTLADTVGEVTDFADEVAESSHRVTESVGEIDRASDEIARSVQDISTDASRQADRHEAVARDMNTLSATVEEIAATATDAAETAERAAERGREGRAEAATAIDELELMTARIDEIADSVEGLVAEIAEIDEVVDLITEVAEQTNMLALNASIEAARADADGDGFAVVAREVKSLAEETRDAAAEISERIDAVQDTAGETVSDVEATSERVADSTDSIEATLRDFEDIVGVVGEVNTAIQEISDATGEQAETTQEVVSAVDEVATVSDRTKAEAESVAAATEEQTATISEVTGEVESVAMRTDDLHDLLQQFDVTESRTTATEVFATGADD; the protein is encoded by the coding sequence ATGTCGCGACAGCTCATCGAACAGTACAAGCGGTTAATACGGCGTTCGCTGGACCTCGTCGGCGTGTCAGGCTCTATCGAGCGGAAGGTGCTCGCGGCCGTCGGCCTCCAGTTCGGTGTGTCCGTCGCGCTCGCCGTCGTCGCCGTCCGCTTCAGCGGCCTCGTCCAGTTCGCGCTGACGGCGCTCCTGCTGGCCGGCGCGACGGTCGCGTTCGCCAACACCGTCTTCATCACCCGCGAGGACCTCGTCAACCCGGTCGTGACGCTCTCGGCACGGGCCGACCGCATCGCGGCCGGCGAGATAGCCGTCGCCGTCCCCGACAGCGACCGCGAAGACGAGGTGGCGAGCCTGCTCGACTCGTTCGACGCCATGCAGGCCACGCTGTCGACGGTGGCCGAGCAGGCCGACGCGCTCGCACAGCAGGAGTTCGACGACCCGGTGCTGGAGGAGGAGGTGCCGGGCACCTTCGGCGAGTCGCTGGACCGGATGGCGACCAGCCTCGACACGTACACGACCGAACTACGGGAGACGACCGAGAACCTCGAACAGCAGTCGGCGGCCCTCTCCGAACTGGTGGCGGCCTTCGGCGAGGCGACCCAGCGGGCGAAAGCCGGCGACCTGACGGCGACCATCGACGCCGAGTTCGACGAGGTGGACGAGCAGTTCCAGCGGGTCGTCACCGACTACAACGACCTCCTTCGGACGCTCGCGGACACCGTGGGCGAGGTGACCGACTTCGCCGACGAGGTGGCCGAGTCGAGCCACCGCGTCACCGAGAGCGTCGGCGAAATCGACCGGGCGAGCGACGAGATCGCGCGCTCGGTCCAGGACATCTCGACGGACGCGAGTCGGCAGGCCGACCGCCACGAGGCGGTCGCCCGGGACATGAACACGCTGTCGGCCACCGTCGAGGAGATAGCCGCGACGGCCACCGACGCCGCAGAGACCGCGGAGCGAGCGGCCGAGCGGGGTCGCGAGGGGCGGGCAGAAGCCGCGACGGCCATCGACGAACTGGAGCTGATGACCGCCCGTATCGACGAGATCGCCGACTCGGTCGAGGGGCTCGTAGCGGAGATTGCCGAGATAGACGAGGTGGTCGACCTCATCACCGAAGTGGCCGAACAGACCAACATGCTGGCGCTGAACGCCTCCATCGAGGCGGCGCGGGCCGACGCGGACGGCGACGGCTTCGCGGTCGTCGCTCGGGAGGTGAAATCGCTGGCCGAGGAGACTCGGGACGCCGCCGCGGAGATATCCGAGCGCATCGACGCCGTACAGGACACGGCCGGCGAGACGGTCAGCGACGTGGAGGCGACCAGCGAGCGCGTGGCGGACAGCACCGACAGCATCGAGGCGACGCTGCGTGACTTCGAGGACATCGTCGGCGTGGTCGGCGAGGTCAACACCGCCATTCAGGAGATATCCGACGCGACCGGCGAGCAGGCCGAGACGACTCAGGAAGTCGTGTCGGCCGTCGACGAGGTCGCGACGGTCAGCGACCGGACGAAGGCCGAGGCCGAATCCGTCGCCGCCGCCACGGAGGAACAGACCGCCACCATCTCCGAGGTGACCGGGGAGGTCGAATCGGTCGCGATGCGCACCGACGACCTGCACGACCTCCTCCAGCAGTTCGACGTGACCGAGTCGCGGACGACCGCCACCGAGGTGTTCGCCACCGGCGCGGACGACTAG